Proteins from one Natrinema salinisoli genomic window:
- a CDS encoding Rieske (2Fe-2S) protein translates to MDAGRITALADVPEDSTVLFRVADDSGEEREAILVADGAAATDGGEPSGSEPETSDDGVACWLNYCQHLTHIKLDKGSGAPMRDGELICANHGAYFEADTGYCSYGPCEGAYLTDVEITVSEGDAYLTDDEYEFVGMGPIESDDLDRASTSNVEF, encoded by the coding sequence ATGGACGCAGGACGGATCACGGCGCTCGCGGACGTGCCCGAGGACTCGACGGTACTGTTTCGCGTCGCCGACGACTCCGGCGAGGAACGGGAGGCGATTCTCGTCGCCGACGGCGCGGCAGCGACGGACGGCGGCGAACCATCCGGGTCGGAACCGGAGACGAGCGACGACGGCGTCGCTTGCTGGTTGAACTACTGTCAGCACCTCACCCACATCAAACTGGACAAGGGCTCGGGCGCGCCGATGCGAGACGGCGAACTCATCTGTGCGAACCACGGTGCGTACTTCGAGGCCGACACCGGCTACTGTAGCTACGGCCCCTGCGAGGGCGCCTACCTCACCGACGTCGAGATCACCGTCTCCGAGGGCGACGCCTACCTGACCGACGACGAGTACGAGTTCGTCGGGATGGGGCCGATCGAAAGCGACGATCTCGATCGGGCGTCGACCTCGAACGTGGAGTTCTAG
- a CDS encoding saccharopine dehydrogenase family protein translates to MDSLLVYGSYGYTGRLIAREAVARGGSPVVAGRNGRAVAEQADALRVEGRTFDLDAADLGSKLARFDAVLNCAGPFVETAEPLVEACLETNTDYLDITGEFSVFECLRQHDAAARDAGITLLPGVGFDVVPSDCLAAFLADQVPDADRLALGIKGSLDFSRGTARTLVEQLGVGGVVRRNGRLLQVPTAFRSREVDFGDGPEHAVTVPWGDVVTAAHSTGIESIEVYAAAPSWASKALSAVDSLEWLLDSRPAERLLKRLIDARLDGPDERELATGSAVVWGEVRKEGGDQRARARLRTPNPYALTAESAVLAAERVLKGGDRISTGFQTPASVFGSEFALELTGTERELLEAPADASDPARSAVESAD, encoded by the coding sequence ATGGACTCCCTTCTCGTCTACGGTTCCTACGGCTACACGGGGCGGCTGATCGCACGCGAGGCCGTCGCGCGAGGCGGCTCGCCCGTCGTCGCCGGCCGCAACGGCCGCGCGGTCGCCGAGCAAGCCGACGCACTCCGCGTCGAAGGGCGGACGTTCGACCTCGACGCTGCCGACCTCGGCTCCAAGCTGGCACGGTTCGACGCCGTCCTGAACTGTGCGGGGCCGTTCGTCGAGACGGCCGAGCCGCTCGTCGAGGCCTGCCTCGAGACGAACACGGACTATCTCGATATCACGGGCGAGTTTTCGGTGTTCGAGTGCCTTCGCCAGCACGACGCCGCCGCTCGCGACGCGGGGATCACGCTGCTTCCCGGCGTCGGCTTCGACGTCGTTCCGTCGGACTGTCTGGCCGCGTTTCTCGCCGATCAGGTTCCCGACGCGGACCGGCTGGCCCTCGGAATCAAGGGGAGCCTCGATTTTTCGCGGGGCACCGCTCGGACGCTCGTCGAACAGCTCGGTGTCGGCGGCGTCGTTCGGCGCAACGGCCGACTCCTTCAGGTGCCGACGGCGTTCCGATCCCGCGAGGTCGACTTCGGCGACGGCCCCGAACACGCCGTCACGGTACCGTGGGGCGACGTCGTCACGGCGGCCCACTCCACCGGCATCGAGTCGATCGAGGTCTACGCCGCCGCGCCGTCGTGGGCGAGCAAAGCACTGTCGGCGGTCGATTCCCTCGAGTGGCTCCTCGACAGCCGACCCGCCGAGCGCCTGTTGAAGCGCCTGATCGACGCCCGACTCGACGGCCCGGACGAACGAGAACTGGCGACTGGCAGCGCCGTCGTCTGGGGTGAAGTCCGTAAAGAGGGCGGCGACCAGCGCGCCCGCGCCCGACTCCGGACGCCGAACCCGTACGCGCTCACCGCCGAGTCGGCGGTGCTGGCCGCCGAGCGGGTGCTCAAGGGCGGGGACCGAATTTCAACGGGGTTTCAGACGCCGGCCTCGGTCTTCGGGAGCGAGTTCGCGCTCGAGTTGACGGGGACCGAGCGAGAACTGCTGGAGGCGCCAGCCGATGC